One genomic segment of Brevibacillus laterosporus LMG 15441 includes these proteins:
- a CDS encoding methyl-accepting chemotaxis protein gives MKWLDIRNSIFNRKTLRSRLMFLIIVVLILQGILIGYSSYYISKWQLEQKLEETAKSNVSLLNQAIDQIIQLEIANLDTLVLQITSSQIDTQSPELRKIMEDFAKQHPEIEIVTVGNQNGAWMKAPNPGKQDYDPRTRDWYKQVMKDPSAIAIHNPVISMTTKNYVLNIGKALPDGQGAVSISLSINKLHELVGSVKFGSEGYAYLLDRTNKFMSHPTQAMGHQVDGEQYTYIQQNDKGSIGYDSPENGKKLKAVFETNPLTGWKIAGVLSNEEYAKASAPILNQTAFILVVFLVAASILIFIWTSKITKPVELLAVAAKRVSDGYLDEKVNINQNDEIGQLATNFNEMVGSLRGIVTEMKETSNQLAASSQQMTASTLQNSKAVEYVTELIEESANGSKAQAVATSESARTMEEMSSGIFKIAESANAIVDSSAKTSEDVQNGNQKVIVVTEQMEAIRQSVEESAGIMEQLQKHSGQIAEMSTAIVDIAEQTNLLSLNAAIEAARAGEQGRGFAVVANEVRKLADQSKQTADRIQEIIIQVTSLTQNASEVMKKKVHADVQKGIVVTTEAREAFTNIQASTQHIVEQIHDVSAITEQMSASAQEVSASMREIAQIAQGMATSSQSVTGASEEQLASMEEITSSATALTKMAEGMRRAVERFKINE, from the coding sequence ATGAAATGGCTAGACATACGAAATAGTATATTTAATCGAAAGACCTTGCGGAGTAGGCTGATGTTCCTGATTATTGTTGTCCTAATATTACAGGGAATCCTCATCGGCTATTCCTCCTACTACATTTCGAAATGGCAATTGGAACAAAAATTAGAGGAAACAGCTAAATCGAATGTAAGCTTATTGAACCAAGCAATTGACCAGATTATCCAATTAGAGATTGCTAATCTCGATACTCTGGTCCTACAAATTACCTCTAGTCAAATCGACACGCAGAGTCCTGAGCTTCGAAAAATAATGGAGGACTTTGCAAAACAACATCCTGAGATCGAAATCGTAACAGTCGGGAATCAAAATGGTGCATGGATGAAAGCTCCTAACCCAGGTAAACAAGACTATGATCCACGAACGCGAGATTGGTATAAACAGGTCATGAAGGATCCGAGCGCCATCGCTATCCATAATCCTGTCATTTCGATGACAACAAAAAATTATGTATTGAATATCGGTAAAGCGCTTCCAGATGGACAGGGTGCCGTAAGTATTAGTTTAAGCATTAATAAACTTCACGAGTTAGTGGGAAGTGTAAAATTTGGTTCTGAAGGATATGCGTATCTGCTAGATCGTACGAACAAATTCATGTCCCATCCTACACAAGCCATGGGACATCAGGTAGATGGTGAGCAATACACATACATACAACAAAACGATAAGGGCTCGATCGGCTATGATTCCCCTGAGAACGGTAAAAAATTAAAAGCGGTATTTGAGACCAACCCTTTAACAGGCTGGAAGATCGCAGGGGTCCTTTCAAATGAAGAATATGCAAAGGCTTCTGCCCCGATTCTGAACCAAACGGCCTTCATTTTAGTTGTCTTTCTCGTAGCCGCTTCGATCTTAATATTTATCTGGACAAGTAAAATTACAAAACCAGTAGAACTACTGGCTGTCGCTGCTAAACGAGTAAGCGATGGTTATTTAGACGAAAAGGTGAATATTAATCAGAACGATGAGATTGGTCAATTAGCCACCAACTTCAATGAAATGGTAGGTTCTCTGAGAGGGATTGTCACAGAGATGAAGGAAACATCTAATCAATTGGCGGCGTCAAGTCAACAAATGACAGCTAGTACACTCCAAAATTCTAAAGCGGTTGAATATGTAACTGAGCTAATAGAGGAGTCGGCAAACGGATCAAAAGCACAAGCAGTAGCTACATCTGAAAGCGCTCGGACCATGGAAGAAATGTCATCGGGTATTTTTAAAATCGCCGAATCAGCAAATGCCATTGTAGATTCATCGGCTAAAACCTCAGAGGATGTACAGAATGGTAATCAAAAAGTAATAGTAGTGACAGAACAAATGGAAGCGATTCGTCAATCTGTAGAAGAATCCGCAGGTATTATGGAACAATTGCAAAAGCATAGCGGACAAATCGCTGAGATGAGTACAGCTATCGTTGATATTGCGGAGCAGACGAACTTGCTATCGTTAAATGCAGCGATTGAAGCAGCACGGGCAGGAGAGCAGGGAAGAGGCTTTGCTGTCGTTGCGAATGAAGTCAGAAAGCTTGCAGATCAATCTAAACAAACGGCAGATCGCATCCAAGAGATTATCATACAGGTAACGAGCTTGACCCAGAATGCATCAGAAGTCATGAAAAAGAAAGTTCATGCAGATGTCCAAAAGGGTATTGTGGTGACAACAGAAGCTAGAGAGGCTTTTACTAACATTCAAGCATCGACACAGCATATCGTTGAACAAATTCATGACGTATCAGCCATTACAGAACAAATGTCGGCAAGTGCACAAGAAGTCTCTGCCTCCATGCGCGAGATTGCCCAGATTGCCCAAGGCATGGCGACCTCTTCACAGAGTGTTACCGGAGCATCTGAGGAACAGCTCGCATCAATGGAGGAGATTACTTCATCTGCAACTGCACTGACTAAGATGGCAGAAGGAATGCGGCGTGCTGTCGAAAGATTTAAGATAAACGAATAA
- a CDS encoding YdcF family protein: MMLRNKKLLASVILAASLVTTSSVFANPSTTTVKNDEPTSYRINQLKETAMYYYWHGGDLKKAEAEIFKGITLKGKYDVVENAYLEATMLDPFDNDLKFGLASTQIIQKKLPEALETYKQILNLDPTNFNANLLYGVYSKVNGDTKTYDAQMAKLKKLDEQKANEYAAKLASAEAYMQTVFNKDVPKGLPQKDHAIVILGYALAEDGTMREPLIERLKAGLALAKQYPNSKIIVSGGVPKKGVTEADAMSKWLMEQGIDKNRILLDNKATDTVENALFSIAIMEREGLKDMTLVSSASHMRRGLSVFKEASEHYAKQLGKKNDRNITNMVYLDYKSMEEAHKVTKDEQLVIYRDLLRTSGIWAYPGMQR, encoded by the coding sequence ATGATGTTACGCAACAAAAAATTACTAGCTAGTGTAATTCTAGCAGCATCCCTGGTAACAACGTCTAGTGTATTCGCGAACCCAAGTACGACTACTGTAAAAAATGATGAGCCTACAAGCTACCGTATTAACCAGCTAAAAGAAACAGCGATGTACTATTACTGGCACGGTGGTGATTTAAAGAAAGCAGAAGCGGAGATTTTTAAGGGAATTACCTTAAAAGGAAAATACGATGTTGTTGAAAACGCTTACCTAGAAGCAACTATGCTTGACCCTTTTGATAATGACCTGAAATTCGGACTAGCTTCTACTCAAATCATTCAAAAGAAGCTTCCGGAAGCATTAGAGACCTATAAGCAAATTCTGAATCTTGACCCTACTAATTTTAATGCTAATTTGTTATACGGTGTTTATTCCAAGGTTAATGGTGATACAAAAACGTATGATGCTCAAATGGCCAAATTAAAGAAATTAGATGAGCAAAAAGCAAACGAGTACGCAGCAAAGCTTGCCTCTGCTGAAGCGTATATGCAGACTGTTTTTAACAAGGACGTACCAAAAGGCTTGCCACAAAAAGATCATGCCATCGTCATTCTAGGCTATGCGCTAGCAGAGGATGGAACCATGCGAGAGCCATTAATTGAACGTCTAAAAGCAGGACTTGCTCTAGCAAAGCAGTATCCAAATTCTAAAATCATCGTAAGCGGTGGTGTACCGAAAAAAGGTGTAACGGAAGCGGACGCTATGAGCAAATGGCTCATGGAGCAAGGGATTGATAAGAACCGTATTCTATTAGATAACAAAGCAACCGATACCGTTGAAAATGCGCTTTTTTCCATTGCAATCATGGAGCGTGAAGGCTTAAAGGATATGACACTGGTATCCAGTGCGAGTCATATGCGTCGTGGATTAAGTGTGTTTAAAGAAGCGAGTGAGCATTATGCGAAGCAATTGGGTAAAAAGAACGATCGCAACATCACTAATATGGTATATCTAGATTATAAATCCATGGAAGAAGCCCATAAAGTAACAAAGGATGAGCAGTTAGTTATTTACCGCGATTTATTGAGAACAAGCGGAATTTGGGCGTACCCTGGTATGCAGCGCTAG
- a CDS encoding esterase/lipase family protein has product MRISKLYHAVICITLTSSLLLPIPMFSTKALAAAPAPTLHDENPHGAFGDWYTGAIPPNASLDKPVILFVQGLHATYKKFYRDGGLYEAAYNSGYRTAFVQLRDADGDGGNMYTNGEKLAEVIKKVADYYNVKQIAIVAHSKGGVDTQAALIHYGAAPYVHTVHQLATPNKGSELADLAYSSWFSWLAEILGKKDDAVYSLQTSYMANFRKQTDNHRDINKTRTYMAAGTGDDGIFTKYWFAHAVLPGEDDGAVTVDSAFGLPYGIKTFKKNISHTAITDAKHVWSEVESNIRKSSKELQPNFAPELDREYQLDEEENTPASIVSNTIVRGGKIKGKTQDTFLLESGVSQMMVDVMTANEKTKVKLISPSGKEYTPKRLEDSDFDSETDVDGDETQELFASAIHHGFKIDDPEKGKWKLVASGKNDAYFMFAQVESDQPMEVVSEKKIYEPGERGEIRVELPEATIKKQAIANVSMVETKNRQLLAAEDYLKIKEKDDEIQGTFKAPREPGVYNICLEITGVNEFGEEFSRSVWYNFAVIDEDAEEEL; this is encoded by the coding sequence ATGCGCATATCTAAGCTGTATCATGCTGTAATTTGTATTACTCTAACTTCTAGTTTACTACTACCTATCCCTATGTTTTCTACCAAAGCCTTAGCCGCCGCCCCTGCTCCTACTCTGCATGACGAGAATCCCCATGGTGCTTTTGGTGATTGGTATACGGGAGCTATTCCGCCTAACGCTTCGCTGGACAAGCCTGTCATTTTATTTGTTCAAGGACTTCACGCTACCTACAAAAAGTTTTATCGAGACGGCGGCTTATATGAAGCAGCCTACAACTCGGGGTACCGCACTGCTTTTGTGCAATTAAGAGATGCTGATGGTGATGGCGGCAACATGTATACCAATGGAGAAAAGCTGGCTGAAGTGATTAAAAAAGTAGCCGATTATTACAACGTAAAACAAATCGCAATTGTAGCTCATTCTAAAGGCGGCGTTGATACACAAGCAGCCCTCATTCATTATGGTGCGGCCCCTTATGTTCATACGGTTCATCAGCTTGCTACTCCTAATAAAGGCTCTGAGCTGGCAGACTTAGCCTATTCCTCGTGGTTCTCCTGGCTCGCCGAGATTTTAGGCAAAAAAGATGATGCCGTATACTCCTTACAAACCTCCTACATGGCTAATTTCCGCAAGCAAACAGATAATCATAGGGATATCAACAAAACCAGAACCTATATGGCAGCAGGTACAGGGGATGATGGCATATTTACAAAGTATTGGTTTGCCCATGCTGTTTTACCAGGTGAAGACGATGGAGCCGTTACCGTTGATTCTGCTTTTGGCTTACCCTATGGAATTAAAACCTTTAAGAAAAATATCTCTCATACTGCTATTACCGATGCTAAACACGTATGGTCAGAGGTAGAATCCAATATACGTAAAAGCTCGAAAGAATTACAACCCAATTTTGCGCCGGAATTAGACAGAGAATATCAATTGGACGAGGAAGAAAACACTCCAGCCTCAATCGTGAGCAATACAATTGTAAGAGGCGGTAAAATTAAAGGAAAAACGCAGGATACCTTCTTGCTGGAAAGCGGAGTTAGTCAGATGATGGTAGATGTTATGACAGCGAATGAAAAGACAAAAGTTAAGCTGATTAGCCCATCAGGCAAGGAGTATACGCCAAAGAGACTAGAAGATAGTGACTTTGACTCTGAGACTGACGTGGATGGGGACGAGACTCAGGAACTATTTGCAAGTGCGATCCATCATGGATTTAAAATTGATGATCCAGAAAAAGGAAAATGGAAGCTTGTTGCGTCTGGGAAAAACGATGCCTACTTTATGTTTGCTCAGGTAGAAAGTGACCAACCAATGGAAGTAGTAAGTGAGAAAAAAATCTATGAACCAGGTGAGCGAGGAGAAATCCGAGTTGAATTACCTGAAGCTACTATTAAGAAACAGGCAATTGCTAATGTTAGCATGGTTGAAACAAAGAATCGACAGCTTTTGGCCGCGGAAGATTATCTGAAAATTAAGGAAAAAGACGATGAGATTCAAGGAACTTTTAAAGCTCCACGGGAACCAGGGGTTTACAACATTTGCTTAGAAATCACTGGGGTAAATGAATTTGGGGAAGAGTTTTCACGGTCGGTCTGGTATAATTTTGCAGTCATAGATGAGGATGCAGAGGAAGAGCTATAG
- a CDS encoding phosphatidylglycerophosphatase A family protein: MKIKRVHSKQVRDAALASLTERGVSIEAIAEIVHAMQSPYYPTLAMEACIESVQAVLEKREIQHAILVGIELDKLAEKGLLSEPLQSIIAGDEGLFGCDETLALGSVFGYGSIAVTTFGHLDKQKIGIIKQLDNKTEGKVNTFLDDMVCSIAANASSRMAHRLRDEEETEAARKQEEESDQLRINIGMAGQQATSDQAG, from the coding sequence ATGAAAATCAAAAGGGTACACAGTAAACAAGTTAGAGATGCAGCTTTAGCCAGCTTGACAGAACGAGGAGTATCCATTGAGGCTATTGCAGAAATCGTACACGCGATGCAATCGCCCTATTACCCTACTTTGGCCATGGAGGCTTGCATAGAAAGCGTTCAGGCTGTTTTAGAAAAACGTGAAATCCAACACGCCATTTTAGTGGGCATCGAACTGGATAAATTGGCTGAAAAAGGTTTGCTTTCTGAACCTTTGCAATCCATAATCGCAGGTGACGAGGGTCTTTTTGGTTGTGATGAAACATTGGCACTTGGTTCCGTTTTTGGCTATGGCAGTATTGCTGTAACAACGTTTGGGCATCTAGATAAACAAAAAATTGGCATTATTAAACAACTGGATAATAAAACAGAAGGGAAAGTAAATACCTTTCTGGACGACATGGTGTGTAGCATAGCCGCTAACGCATCAAGTCGAATGGCGCACCGCCTGCGCGATGAAGAAGAAACAGAGGCAGCGAGAAAGCAAGAAGAAGAATCCGATCAATTGCGGATCAACATTGGAATGGCAGGTCAGCAAGCAACTTCCGATCAGGCTGGATAA
- a CDS encoding alpha/beta hydrolase, translating to MSTSQTPKGSLSEVTLASQYLGTTETLLIYTPPFYSPLYSYPVLYAQDGRDYLSLGRLPGLLDRMLDKREIQNLIVVFIPVEKEKRRSRYHPDGEEFDAYIRFMAEEVAPYMDQHFATEPLSGGRTLIGDSLGGTVSLAAAIRYPHTFGNVASQSGALYESFYNLAANSQSFEQLSLYLEIGTKETAVSTSYGTIDLFTPHQRFVELLQQKKATFHLEISEGDHAWEHWQAHLPQIIRYFYS from the coding sequence ATGTCTACTTCTCAGACTCCAAAAGGTAGCTTGTCAGAAGTGACTCTCGCTAGTCAATATCTGGGCACTACGGAAACGCTACTTATTTATACACCACCCTTTTATTCACCGCTGTATTCTTATCCAGTCTTATACGCTCAGGACGGACGGGATTACTTAAGCTTGGGACGCCTGCCAGGTTTGCTTGACCGTATGCTGGATAAAAGGGAGATTCAGAATCTCATCGTTGTGTTTATTCCCGTTGAAAAGGAAAAAAGACGCTCACGCTATCATCCTGATGGCGAGGAATTTGATGCCTATATACGCTTCATGGCAGAAGAAGTAGCGCCGTATATGGATCAGCATTTTGCTACAGAGCCATTAAGTGGTGGACGGACACTGATCGGTGACTCACTAGGTGGTACGGTTTCCTTAGCGGCCGCTATCCGTTATCCTCATACATTTGGTAATGTAGCCTCTCAGTCAGGGGCCCTGTATGAATCCTTTTATAACTTAGCGGCAAATAGCCAGTCCTTTGAGCAATTATCTCTTTATCTGGAGATTGGTACCAAAGAAACGGCTGTCTCTACAAGCTACGGAACGATTGATCTATTTACCCCACACCAACGCTTTGTAGAATTATTGCAACAAAAAAAGGCCACCTTTCACTTAGAAATAAGCGAAGGCGACCATGCATGGGAGCATTGGCAAGCCCATCTGCCCCAGATTATTCGTTATTTTTACTCGTAG
- a CDS encoding 2'-5' RNA ligase family protein yields MKYSIVLFPSKEVQEVANSYRKRYDPAYALVQPYIRLKEAFEADDTQIAALSAQLEDIAKSTSSFSINFHRASTFHPTTNVIFLSFQNKEAVENLHASIMRYFGDHQEEFAFVPHLTIGRDLSESELKDVVDQLGMMKFDLPSEITNLHVLKEEVDGKWSIVRSFPLA; encoded by the coding sequence ATGAAATATAGTATCGTACTTTTCCCATCAAAAGAAGTGCAAGAAGTCGCTAACTCATACCGTAAACGGTACGACCCTGCCTATGCCTTGGTTCAGCCATATATCCGGTTAAAAGAGGCATTTGAAGCGGATGATACGCAGATTGCTGCCTTGTCCGCTCAATTGGAAGACATCGCAAAATCAACCTCATCTTTTTCTATTAATTTCCACAGGGCTTCTACGTTCCATCCTACTACCAACGTTATTTTTCTATCCTTTCAGAACAAAGAAGCTGTTGAAAACTTGCATGCCAGCATTATGAGATACTTCGGTGATCATCAGGAAGAGTTTGCCTTCGTCCCTCATCTGACCATAGGACGTGATTTAAGTGAGTCTGAATTAAAGGATGTTGTCGATCAGTTGGGCATGATGAAATTCGATCTTCCTTCTGAAATAACAAATCTACATGTACTAAAAGAAGAAGTTGATGGTAAGTGGTCGATTGTAAGAAGCTTTCCATTAGCCTAA
- a CDS encoding GNAT family N-acetyltransferase, protein MYTIRQVTTDKELQDALHVRRVVFIEEQQVPEDLEIDEHDQLSDPTIHVIAYRDIEPAATGRLRSPEQGVGKIERVAVKQDTRGTGLGRELMLHLEKIAVQQGNSTLKLSAQLQAQPFYEKLGYEGYGEIFDDAGIDHIMMKKQLNR, encoded by the coding sequence ATGTATACCATTCGCCAAGTAACCACAGACAAAGAATTGCAAGATGCATTGCATGTGCGCCGTGTTGTTTTTATAGAAGAACAACAGGTACCAGAGGATCTGGAAATTGATGAGCACGACCAGCTCTCTGATCCAACCATACACGTTATAGCCTACCGAGATATCGAACCGGCAGCTACCGGACGCCTTCGTTCTCCTGAACAAGGAGTGGGAAAAATTGAACGTGTTGCTGTTAAACAAGATACCCGCGGGACAGGCCTGGGTCGTGAACTAATGCTTCACCTGGAAAAAATCGCTGTCCAGCAAGGGAACTCAACGCTCAAGCTTTCGGCTCAGTTACAAGCCCAGCCATTTTATGAGAAATTGGGGTATGAGGGTTACGGTGAAATTTTTGATGACGCCGGCATCGATCATATCATGATGAAGAAACAGTTGAATAGATAG
- a CDS encoding PHP domain-containing protein, producing the protein MMEISCDLHTHTLASDGTTTPAENVQLAKEAGLNAVAITDHDTIAGIAEAIQKGMELGVEVVPGVEISTAHEGKDIHILGYFIPFEDPAFHEALAQLRDVRHLRNLKLIARLQEIGVDITVEDVYRRKTSDDKNIGRPHIAEELVIKGLATSIDDAFRKYLGEGGAAYVNVERIEPLEAINMIKKVGGVAVIAHPGLYQNNDLVEELIVYGLDGIEINHPDNSEEDKAVYRQFAEEYGLIVTGGSDFHGYRGNQTFHAPLGAYGTSSDAVDKMRRLAALRQQK; encoded by the coding sequence ATGATGGAGATTTCATGTGATTTACATACCCATACGTTGGCATCTGATGGAACAACGACACCAGCGGAAAATGTTCAGCTCGCGAAAGAGGCAGGCCTTAACGCCGTTGCTATTACAGACCACGATACAATAGCAGGAATAGCAGAAGCGATTCAAAAAGGGATGGAGCTAGGAGTAGAAGTGGTGCCCGGTGTTGAAATTAGTACTGCTCACGAGGGAAAAGACATTCATATCCTTGGCTATTTTATTCCGTTTGAAGACCCAGCCTTCCATGAAGCATTAGCACAGCTACGTGATGTGCGTCATCTGCGTAATCTGAAATTGATTGCGCGTCTTCAGGAGATTGGAGTAGATATTACGGTAGAGGATGTCTATCGACGCAAAACCTCTGATGATAAAAATATAGGTCGTCCGCACATTGCAGAGGAATTGGTCATAAAAGGGCTTGCTACATCCATTGATGATGCATTTCGGAAGTATTTGGGAGAAGGTGGCGCCGCTTATGTAAATGTAGAGCGGATCGAACCATTGGAAGCAATCAACATGATTAAGAAAGTTGGTGGTGTGGCAGTTATTGCTCATCCTGGCTTATATCAGAACAACGATTTGGTAGAAGAGCTAATTGTGTATGGGCTAGATGGCATCGAGATCAACCACCCTGACAATTCAGAAGAAGATAAGGCAGTGTATCGACAATTTGCAGAGGAATATGGATTGATTGTGACGGGTGGCTCTGATTTTCATGGATACCGTGGGAATCAGACATTTCATGCACCACTGGGAGCCTATGGCACATCTAGTGATGCTGTTGATAAAATGCGAAGACTAGCAGCGTTACGACAACAAAAATAA